Genomic window (Mycolicibacterium smegmatis):
GTAGTTGGGCTTGAACGACAGGCTCTGCCACATCGATGCGTTCTCCGAATCGCTTACACGTGAACGGAAATCGTCCGCATCGGCGCTGTCGGCCACGGTCTGCACCCAATCGGTGAACCCGCCCATGAACTCGCGGTAGTTGTGCACCGAGCAGGCGCGGAAGTCGAACTCGCCGTTCTTGCCGATCGCCCCGACCGGGCAGACCGCGACACACAGCTTGCATTCCAGGCACGGTGAATAGTCAAGTGGCTCACCGTAACTGGTGATCGGAGCGGCCACCAGGATGGTGCCCAGCAGGATGAAGTTGCCATACTTCGGGTGAATCACGTTGCGGTGTATGCCCATTACGCCCATGCCCGCGGCCACTGCGACGGGTTTGTGCGCGATCACCCAGATGCGCCCGGGATAGCGATCCATCTCCATGGGGAACGTCGCCGACGGGTTGACCGCGCGGTACCCGGCATCCTCCAGCGACCGGGTGATGCGGTGCGCGGCCTCGTTGAGGGCCTCACCGCTGCGGTGGAACTCCTGGTTCGCGACACTGCGCGCGGTGGACCGCACGTTGTCGCGGTTCATTCGCACCACGAGCGAGATGTAACTGCGCACGCCCGGCAGCGCCGCGTCGGCGTGCTCGCGTTCGGATTCGACCGCCGGATCGTCGACGCTGACGAAACCGACGTCGTCGACCCCGGCCTCCAGACACAGTGCCCGCAGCCAGTCGGCGTCGATCGGGACCCGAGGTCCCGCGGCGCCGCGAGACCGGACCGCCCGCACCGTCGGATGCTCGGCCAGCCTGGCAGGAATCCTGTCACCCATGCGCTGAGTATAGCGAAATATACTCAGAGTCAAATCTGCGGGCTTGCGGTTTCCTGTGAGAAAGCTGGGTACAACGGAACTATGGACGCGTATCAAGCACAGCCCGGGCTGCTGCAGCGTCTCATGTATCGAGTGCTCGACGGCGCCCGGCGATGGGGGTCGATCGAAATCCGACCGACCCGGTTCGGAGTCGTGGAACACCGTCTCGTCGTCTATCCGCCGGGGATCAGCGCAGCCGACCGCCGCTGGACCCGCGTGGCGCGCGGGTGGCCGGGATGGGGTCTGGCCCTGTGGCTCATCTGCCCGATCTGGCTGGCCCACTCGATGCCGACATGGGCCGCGGTCCTGGTGTCGACGGCGATTTCCCTGGTGGCGGGCGCGGTGGTGGCTGAGTTGTCCGGGGAGGCACGCACCCAGGTGCGCACCTTGATGGCGACGACGATGGCCGGCCACGACGACGACGAATCCCGCGCGACCCGCGAACGCCTGCACGATCTCGCCTCGACCCTGCTCGATGCCGACGACCGACTCGCCCGCGGCGAAATCAGCCCGGTGGAGTACGAGGCGATCTGGTGGCGGGTCTACCGCAGCATGGACGACGCGGCATCGCCACACGCGACCGCATGATCTGACGCCGCACGCTCACACGCGACGAGCGTGCGCGCAGTGCTGACAAAACGCGGCGTGGCGGGCAGCAGACATGCACGCTCGCGGTGCGAAGTTGGTTACTGGGTGACCAGGGAGACCGAGTTGGCGCGGCGGAGCTTGCCCGACGGGGTCTTCGGGATGGAGCCCGGACCGAGCACGACGACGTTGCGCGGGCGCACGTCGACCTCGGAGACCACCTCGTGGGCGACCTGGTGCTCGATGCGACGCACCTCGGCAGGGTCCTGCCAGGCGTTGGACTCCACGGCGACGGCGAAGGTCTCGCGGGAGTGCCCGGCGTCGAGGCGGACGGCCACGGCGCAGCCGGGGCGCACACCCTCGACGCGGCCGGCGGCGCGCTCGATGTCGGTCGGGTAGATGTTGCGCCCGGCCATGATGATGACGTCCTTGACGCGGCCGCACACCACGATGTTGCCTTCCTCGGTGATGTAGCCGAGGTCGCCGGTGTCGTACCAGCCGTACTCGTCCTGGGCGGGCACGAAGCCGCCCATGGTGATGTAGCCCGGGGTCACCGGCTCACCGCGCAGTTCGATGACGCCGACGCCGCGCGCCGGCATGACCTCGCCGTTCTCGTCGACGACGCGAGCCTCGAGGTCGTTGAGCAGCGGGCCCAGCGACGCCAGGCGCTTGGTGTTGCCCTTCGTGGCGGGCACGGCGCGGCGCAGCGCGGCCAGCAGATCGGCATCGACCTCGTCGACCACCAGACCCTCGCCGCACGGCGAGAACGACACCGCCAGCGTGGTTTCGGCCATGCCGTAGGCCGGCAGGATCGCCTCGGGCCGCAGACCGAACGGCTTCCCCGCATCGAGGAAGTCCTCGACGTCGGCCGGCTCGACGGGCTCGGCACCCGAGAGCGCGAAGCGCAGCGTCGACAGGTCGAAGTCGCCGGGCTTGGCCTGGCGGCGCAGCCGCTTGGCCAGCAGCGCGTACGCGAAGTTGGGGGCCGCGGTCATCGTGCCCTTGTACTTGTCGATGAGCTTGGCCCACAGCAGCGTGTCGCGCAGGAAGTCCATCGGCGTGACCTTGACGAGCTCGGCGCCGAAGTACATGGGGATCGTCAGGAAGCCGACCATGCCCATGTCGTGGAAGCACGGCAGCCAGCTGACCATGACGTCCTTCTCGACGTCGTACTTGGCGCCCACGAACATCGCCTCGGCATTCGAGTGGATGTTGCGGTGCGTGATCTGCACGGCCTTGGGCGAACCCGTGGAGCCCGACGTGAGCTGCATGAGCGCGAGGTCGTCCTCGCCGGTCTCGACCGGGTCGATCGGATCGGCCGCGAGCAGGTCGGCGACCTTGAGGACCAGGATGCCCTTCTCCTCCAGCACCGGGGTCGCGACCAGGAACGGCTCGGAGATGATGACGGCCTTGAGCTCGATCATGCCGATGACGTTCATGGTGTCCTCGGCCCACACCGCGAGGTCGGTGCGCGGCGTCGGCTGGTGCAGCATCGTCAGGCTCGCGCCGCGCATCCACACACCCTGCGCGGTCGGCGCGATCTCCACCGGGAAGCCGGCGAGCACACCGACGGCGTCGCCGTGGCCGATGCCCGCGGCCGCCAGGCCACCGGCGATGCGGCGGGCACGCTCGTGCACTTCACCCCAGGTGTGCCGCACCGGCTCGTGCGGTTCACCGGTCACCATGCCGGTCGTCACCGTACGAGCGTTGCGGTACATCTTCTCGGTGAATCTGCTCACGACGACCTCCTCGGCTTCCGGAGCCGCTGCGCCGGGGTGTTCCGGCACAGCGTCATGACCCGGTTATCCATATTCCGCCCATGTGACGGCACCTTCGGATAGGCACGCGCACACGATTGGGCAGCAGTTATGTCTCGGTTCGGTGATGGGTCGCCCAGAAAAGCGGGCGTTTTCAGCAACGACGCGGGATCGCACATTACGACGCCGGCCACATGGCTGTGCAACCGCCCACCGTAATTGCCGGAGGGCGAAATCGTCGCGTTCGATTCTTGACCGCTAGCTTCCACCGTCGATCATCTTAAGAGACCCTTAAGTAACTGCCAAACTGTAGCGATTATTGAGTGATGTGTCACAGCGGCGTCGCCGCTGCTCCACCCGCATTTCGGCAGGTCGAATTTTCGTCACGCCACACGTCGCGCCTCACGATGCCGACGGGGCGGGAACGACGTGCGCGCCGTGTACAGGCCCACTCGCGACCCGCACGGTGCGGCACACCCCGGCCCCCGACAGCTGCGTACCGACATCCAGCGCGGCCGGGGCCGACGCGCACAGGAACGCACACGTCGGACCGGAACCCGACACGATGCCCGCGAGCGCGCCCGCCTCGACACCGGCACGCAGCGTGCGACGCAGTTCGGGGTACAGGCTCAGCGCCGCGGGCTGCAGATCGTTGCCCAGCAGGGCCGCCAGCTCGGCCGGATCGCCCGAGGCCAGCGCGGCCAGCACGGGCTCGGGCTCGTCGGTGCGCGGCAGTCCACGGTTGGTGTCGGCGCGCAACCGGTCCAGTTCCCCGAAGACCTTGGGCGTCGACAAGCCGCGGTGCGCGAACGCCAGCACCCAGTGGAACGTGTTGCGCGCGAGCACCGTGGCGAGGTCCTCGCCGCGCCCGGACCCCAGCGCGGTCCCGCCGTGCAGCGCGAACGGCACATCACTGCCCAGCTGTGCGGCCAGCGCGTGCAGATCCCGCCGCGGCACGCCGAGCTCCCACAGCGTGTTCATCGCGACCAGCACGCCCGCGGCATCCGCCGAGCCGCCGGCCATCCCGCCGGCCACCGGGATGGACTTCTCGATCGTGATCTCGACGTCGGGTGCGCGGCCGACGTGCTCGGCCATCAGCTCGGCGGCGCGCCACGCCAGGTTGCGCTCGTCGACCGGCAGCGACTCGGCGCCCTCCCCGATCATCCGCAGCGACAGCACGTCGGCGTTGCGGACCGTCACCTCGTCGAGCAGCGAGACCGCGTGGAACACCGTCGTCAGATCGTGGTACCCGTCGTCGCGCAGATCGCCCACGGACAGGTACAGGTTCACCTTGCCGGGAACGCGCACAGTGACCGAGCCGGTGGTCACCCATTCGGATGCGGTACTGCCATCGGATGCGGGCACGGCCACGACCTTATCGCCGTGTGCAGTGTCGCCGCTGAACCCCGGCGTGATCCCTAAGCTGTGTGGGTGGAGTCACCCGGCGAGCACATCGCGGGATTCGTCGTCGAGGACGTGGCGGGTCGCGGCGGCTGGGCCGTGGTGTACCGGGCACGCGACGCGCAGGGCCGCCCGGTGGCGCTCAAGGTGCTCAACGAGTCGCACCGCGAGCCCGCGCACCTCGACAGACTCCGCCGCGAGTTCGAGTTCGCGCGCCGCGCCGAGCACCCGAACGTCGTCGCGATGTACGCCGCGGGGGACGGCTGGCTGGCCATGGAGTTCATCGACGGCAGGCCCGCCACCAGCCTGGCCGTGCGCACCGATCAGCTCACCGCGCTGAGACAGATCGCCGACGCGCTCGACAACATCCACCGGCTCGGCATCGTGCACAGCGACGTGAAGCCGACGAACATCCTTGTGGACAAACCATTTTCGCGCGCGGTGCTGATCGACTTCGGCGTCGCGCACTCGCTCGCCGAGGATGTCGCGGCGCGCCTCGCGGCCGACACCACCGGGCGCCTGACCCTCGATCCGGCCCGGCGCATCACGCATCAGAGCGCGGGACCACGGCCTCAGGTGCAGGCGTCGCTCCCCTACTCGGCGCCCGAACTGATCACCGGGCGCGCGCTGTCGGCGGCCACCGACCAGTACGCGCTGGCGTGCACCGCGGTGGAGATCCTCACCGGCCTGCCGCCGTTCACGGCCACCACGGCCGTGAAGATGGTCGATCAGCAGTTGAACAGCCCGCCGCCGCGAATCTCCCGACGCGCCGCATGGATTCCCCACGCGGTGGATTCGATCCTCGCGAAGGCACTGTCGAAAGATCCCGAGCGACGTCATGAATCGTGCACGAAGTTCGTCGACGAACTCGCCGCCGCACTCGGGTGATCGGCGAATCGTCCGGAAAACGCCGAGACCGGCGAAATGGTCGCCGACGGACACCGTCGGGCACCATTTCGCCGGTCTCGGCGTCGGGCGCTTCGAGCGCTCAGGCCTCGGCTGACACCGAAGGCGTTGATGCAGAAGGCCTGACGACCTGCTTGGTGTAGTCCTCGCCCAGTGCTTCCTTGGTCCGCTGCAGCAACCGGACGAAGTCGTTGATGCTCAACGTCTCACCGCGACGTGCCGGGTCGATGCTGGCAGCCAGGAGGCGTTCGGCCGATTCGTTGCCGCCACCGGCCCACTCGGCGAACGCGTTGCGCGAGGTCTTGCGGCGCTGCGCGAAGCCGATGTCGATGAGGTTGAACACCTCGTCGCGGAAGGCCGCCTCCATGGGCCACGGCGACGTCTCGTACCGGTCGATCCGGACCAGCCCCGAGTACACGCGCGGGATGGGCCAGAAGACCGTCGGCGAGACCATGCCGTGCCTGCGCACGTTGCCGTAGAACCGCACCTTGGCACTCGGCACGCCGTAGTCCTTGCCGCCCGGTTCGGCAGCCAGGCGCTCGGCCACCTCGGCCTGCACCATGACCATCACCGTCCGGATCGACGGGAACTCCGCGAGCAGGTGCAGCAACGCGGGCACCGCCACGTTGTACGGCAGGTTCGCCACCAGTGCCGTGGGCTGCTCCTCCAGGTCGCCCGGCATGAGCGTCAGGATGTCCCGGTTGAGCACCGTGAGCCGGTTGATCTCACTGTGCGAATGGTCGGCGATCGTCGTCGGCAGCTGACGCGCCAGCAGTGGATCGATCTCCACCGCGGTGACGCGGGCTCCCCGATCCAGCAGCGCCAGAGTCAGAGAACCGAGTCCTGGCCCGACCTCGAGGACATGGTCGTGCCGATGGACTCCAGAGGCCGACACGATGCGCCGCA
Coding sequences:
- a CDS encoding DUF6611 family protein — protein: MDAYQAQPGLLQRLMYRVLDGARRWGSIEIRPTRFGVVEHRLVVYPPGISAADRRWTRVARGWPGWGLALWLICPIWLAHSMPTWAAVLVSTAISLVAGAVVAELSGEARTQVRTLMATTMAGHDDDESRATRERLHDLASTLLDADDRLARGEISPVEYEAIWWRVYRSMDDAASPHATA
- a CDS encoding fatty acyl-AMP ligase, whose product is MSRFTEKMYRNARTVTTGMVTGEPHEPVRHTWGEVHERARRIAGGLAAAGIGHGDAVGVLAGFPVEIAPTAQGVWMRGASLTMLHQPTPRTDLAVWAEDTMNVIGMIELKAVIISEPFLVATPVLEEKGILVLKVADLLAADPIDPVETGEDDLALMQLTSGSTGSPKAVQITHRNIHSNAEAMFVGAKYDVEKDVMVSWLPCFHDMGMVGFLTIPMYFGAELVKVTPMDFLRDTLLWAKLIDKYKGTMTAAPNFAYALLAKRLRRQAKPGDFDLSTLRFALSGAEPVEPADVEDFLDAGKPFGLRPEAILPAYGMAETTLAVSFSPCGEGLVVDEVDADLLAALRRAVPATKGNTKRLASLGPLLNDLEARVVDENGEVMPARGVGVIELRGEPVTPGYITMGGFVPAQDEYGWYDTGDLGYITEEGNIVVCGRVKDVIIMAGRNIYPTDIERAAGRVEGVRPGCAVAVRLDAGHSRETFAVAVESNAWQDPAEVRRIEHQVAHEVVSEVDVRPRNVVVLGPGSIPKTPSGKLRRANSVSLVTQ
- the rsmA gene encoding 16S rRNA (adenine(1518)-N(6)/adenine(1519)-N(6))-dimethyltransferase RsmA translates to MTIRLLGRTEIRRLAKEIDFRPRKAFGQNFVHDANTVRRIVSASGVHRHDHVLEVGPGLGSLTLALLDRGARVTAVEIDPLLARQLPTTIADHSHSEINRLTVLNRDILTLMPGDLEEQPTALVANLPYNVAVPALLHLLAEFPSIRTVMVMVQAEVAERLAAEPGGKDYGVPSAKVRFYGNVRRHGMVSPTVFWPIPRVYSGLVRIDRYETSPWPMEAAFRDEVFNLIDIGFAQRRKTSRNAFAEWAGGGNESAERLLAASIDPARRGETLSINDFVRLLQRTKEALGEDYTKQVVRPSASTPSVSAEA
- a CDS encoding epoxyqueuosine reductase; translation: MGDRIPARLAEHPTVRAVRSRGAAGPRVPIDADWLRALCLEAGVDDVGFVSVDDPAVESEREHADAALPGVRSYISLVVRMNRDNVRSTARSVANQEFHRSGEALNEAAHRITRSLEDAGYRAVNPSATFPMEMDRYPGRIWVIAHKPVAVAAGMGVMGIHRNVIHPKYGNFILLGTILVAAPITSYGEPLDYSPCLECKLCVAVCPVGAIGKNGEFDFRACSVHNYREFMGGFTDWVQTVADSADADDFRSRVSDSENASMWQSLSFKPNYKAAYCLAVCPAGEDVIEPYLDDRKAFMDLVLKPLQDKKETLYVLPNSAAKEYAEKRYPHKTVKVVDGGLPRGQ
- a CDS encoding 4-(cytidine 5'-diphospho)-2-C-methyl-D-erythritol kinase, producing the protein MPASDGSTASEWVTTGSVTVRVPGKVNLYLSVGDLRDDGYHDLTTVFHAVSLLDEVTVRNADVLSLRMIGEGAESLPVDERNLAWRAAELMAEHVGRAPDVEITIEKSIPVAGGMAGGSADAAGVLVAMNTLWELGVPRRDLHALAAQLGSDVPFALHGGTALGSGRGEDLATVLARNTFHWVLAFAHRGLSTPKVFGELDRLRADTNRGLPRTDEPEPVLAALASGDPAELAALLGNDLQPAALSLYPELRRTLRAGVEAGALAGIVSGSGPTCAFLCASAPAALDVGTQLSGAGVCRTVRVASGPVHGAHVVPAPSAS
- a CDS encoding serine/threonine-protein kinase; the encoded protein is MWVESPGEHIAGFVVEDVAGRGGWAVVYRARDAQGRPVALKVLNESHREPAHLDRLRREFEFARRAEHPNVVAMYAAGDGWLAMEFIDGRPATSLAVRTDQLTALRQIADALDNIHRLGIVHSDVKPTNILVDKPFSRAVLIDFGVAHSLAEDVAARLAADTTGRLTLDPARRITHQSAGPRPQVQASLPYSAPELITGRALSAATDQYALACTAVEILTGLPPFTATTAVKMVDQQLNSPPPRISRRAAWIPHAVDSILAKALSKDPERRHESCTKFVDELAAALG